The genome window CCTGATGATGCTCGCCGGCTTTGAAGACGTTACCAGCGGCGAAATTCTCATCAATGGCCGCTCCGTTACCAGCATTGCACCTTACGCGCGCAACATCGGCATGGTGTTTCAGCAATACGCACTGTTCCCGCACATGACTATCCGCGAAAACCTTGCGTACCCGCTGAAGATCCGCAAGCAAAGCAAACCGGAGATACAGCGCAAGGTCGATGAATACCTCGCGCTGGTTGAGCTGCAGGACTTCGGCGGCCGTTATCCCGGCCAGCTCTCTGGCGGCCAGCGCCAGCGTGTCGCCCTGGCCCGCGCGCTGATCTTTGCACCGGATATCGTGCTGATGGATGAGCCCCTCGGCGCCCTGGACAAGAAGCTCCGCGAACAGATGCAGTTCGAGATCAAGCGCCTGCATGAGCAACTCGGCTTCACCGTGATCTACGTAACCCACGACCAGACCGAAGCGCTGACCATGTCCGATCGTATTGCCGTATTCAACAACGGCGAAGTCCAGCAGTGCGCAGCGCCGAATGTGTTGTACGAGCGCCCGGCCAATCTGTTTGTCGCCGACTTCATCGGTGAGAGCAACAAGCTACCCGGCGTGATCGAATCCGTAGGTGACGAACTGGTGACGGTACGGTTGGACAGCGGCGCACAAGTCAGTGCCCTGAAGGCCAACTGCGATCAGGTCGGCCAACCC of Pseudomonas pohangensis contains these proteins:
- a CDS encoding ABC transporter ATP-binding protein translates to MADQAGDKAFLQFTHVKKTYDHKTLVVKDFNLQVAKGEFITLLGPSGSGKTTCLMMLAGFEDVTSGEILINGRSVTSIAPYARNIGMVFQQYALFPHMTIRENLAYPLKIRKQSKPEIQRKVDEYLALVELQDFGGRYPGQLSGGQRQRVALARALIFAPDIVLMDEPLGALDKKLREQMQFEIKRLHEQLGFTVIYVTHDQTEALTMSDRIAVFNNGEVQQCAAPNVLYERPANLFVADFIGESNKLPGVIESVGDELVTVRLDSGAQVSALKANCDQVGQPTTVSIRPEKLTFTDHLGKAGNQVQARFIVRHYVGEYIRYHFQTADGCELVVKNLNDSSAPQLSAKDEVALAWLPQDSQALDVRPDTPVS